One Longimicrobiales bacterium DNA window includes the following coding sequences:
- the treF gene encoding alpha,alpha-trehalase TreF, whose translation MTSRVLPIAVLAACTAPGSQPDQPLARALARVRLDLYEPARELGALFHEVQLARLFGDSKTFVDARPLADSDSILALYQATRAHPEFRLDRFVQRWFMPPVDTHTLVLADSAWSMEQQIRALWPMLTRDADTATAGTLIPLPHEYVVPGGRFREVYYWDSYFTMLGLLADGRTDLVRSMLDNFAYLVRTLGHVPNGNRTYYASRSQPPFFAAMVGRYAQATDSSEALRWLDALVAEHAFWMDGAERLPRGSAYRRVVRLPGGGLLNRYWDDDPTPRPESYREDWTLAQTLPAEQRERFYRNVRASAESGWDFSSRWMRDPADLRTLETVELAPIDLNSLLYHAEHTIAALLSMRGERDDVERARHYTALAEARRRTLLSAAWDADSAFFYDVRWRTGERLTDRPTLAAASPLYFGLATPQQGSDVARRLERDFLAPGGFVTTRIESGQQWDAPNGWPPLQWLAIEGLRRYGAGAVAADARERWLDLNRRTFRGTRRMMEKYDVVDLDRVAGGGEYPTQDGFGWTNGVALRLLAERAQN comes from the coding sequence GTGACGTCGCGCGTCCTTCCCATCGCGGTGCTTGCCGCGTGCACTGCTCCGGGCAGCCAGCCGGACCAGCCGCTGGCCCGTGCGCTCGCGCGCGTGCGGCTCGACCTCTACGAGCCGGCGCGCGAGCTGGGGGCCCTCTTCCACGAGGTGCAGCTCGCCCGGCTCTTCGGCGACTCCAAGACGTTTGTCGATGCGAGGCCGCTGGCGGATAGCGACAGCATCCTGGCGCTCTACCAGGCAACGCGGGCACACCCGGAGTTCCGGCTCGATCGCTTCGTGCAGCGGTGGTTCATGCCGCCCGTCGACACGCACACGCTGGTGCTGGCGGACAGCGCCTGGTCGATGGAGCAGCAGATCCGCGCGCTCTGGCCGATGCTGACACGCGATGCGGACACGGCAACCGCGGGCACGCTGATCCCGCTGCCGCACGAGTACGTGGTGCCGGGTGGCCGCTTCCGCGAGGTCTATTACTGGGACTCGTACTTCACGATGCTCGGGCTGCTGGCGGACGGTCGCACGGACCTGGTGCGCAGCATGCTCGACAACTTTGCGTATCTCGTCCGCACGCTCGGACACGTTCCGAACGGGAACCGCACGTATTACGCGAGCCGCAGCCAGCCGCCCTTCTTCGCGGCAATGGTCGGCCGCTACGCCCAGGCGACGGACAGCAGCGAAGCGCTCCGCTGGCTCGATGCACTGGTCGCGGAGCACGCATTCTGGATGGACGGGGCGGAGCGGCTGCCGCGCGGCAGCGCGTACCGCCGCGTGGTGCGGCTGCCCGGCGGCGGGCTGCTGAACCGGTACTGGGATGATGACCCCACGCCACGTCCCGAATCCTACCGTGAGGACTGGACACTGGCGCAGACGCTGCCCGCGGAGCAGCGCGAACGCTTCTACCGCAACGTGCGCGCGAGTGCGGAGAGCGGCTGGGATTTCTCGAGCCGCTGGATGCGCGATCCTGCAGACCTGCGCACCCTGGAAACGGTCGAGCTCGCACCGATCGACCTGAACAGCCTGCTCTATCATGCCGAGCACACGATCGCCGCACTGTTGAGCATGCGCGGCGAAAGGGACGACGTCGAGCGTGCGCGGCACTACACGGCACTCGCGGAGGCGCGCCGGCGGACGCTGCTGTCCGCGGCATGGGATGCCGACAGCGCGTTCTTCTACGACGTGCGCTGGCGCACGGGTGAGCGCTTGACCGACCGTCCGACACTCGCCGCGGCGTCGCCGCTGTACTTCGGTCTCGCGACACCGCAGCAGGGAAGCGACGTCGCTCGCCGGCTCGAGCGCGACTTCCTCGCGCCCGGCGGCTTCGTCACGACACGGATCGAGTCGGGCCAGCAGTGGGATGCGCCGAACGGGTGGCCACCATTGCAGTGGCTCGCAATCGAGGGGCTGCGCCGCTATGGTGCGGGCGCTGTTGCAGCGGACGCGCGCGAGCGCTGGCTCGATCTCAATCGCCGGACGTTCCGCGGAACGCGTCGCATGATGGAGAAGTACGACGTTGTCGACCTCGACCGCGTGGCCGGCGGCGGCGAGTATCCGACGCAGGACGGCTTCGGCTGGACCAACGGCGTGGCACTCCGTCTCCTGGCAGAGCGCGCACAGAACTGA
- a CDS encoding serine hydrolase, producing MHHRLSPFLVLLVVGCAAAPRPAPAQPGQPLGTPVVASSEPERLEATSVLLGARPAEVGMDPRLNATLDSIMEAAIAAGAAPGASLAVGRWGRLVHLRGYGHTDQPAYSPNVSDSTIFDLASLTKVVGTTTAAMILEQDGWLDLDRPVREYLPEFNAPDKAGITVRHLLTHSAGFIAGAPLWRERRGAYQFIERMNAQPLVYAPGDSSIYSDWGFILTGFIIERITGQRLDTFLERRIWQPLGMRDTGYNPLLLVGLPDEITCTSAYRAGHSLLPRIAVTEVDTVFRNRQVHGIVHDENACALGGIAGHAGLFSSARDLSVFAHMMLNGGSYHGVQILEPETIARWTAPQNGHSSRALGWDTPSERSSAGSYFSPRSFGHTGFTGTSIWMDPTRGLFVILLTNRVNPTRNNSLHVPLRRAVADAAQAAVLDAPLHEWRQ from the coding sequence GTGCATCATCGGCTGAGTCCTTTCCTCGTACTTCTCGTGGTCGGCTGTGCAGCCGCGCCGCGACCCGCTCCGGCCCAGCCCGGCCAACCCCTCGGTACTCCTGTCGTCGCGTCGTCCGAACCGGAGCGGCTCGAGGCGACGTCGGTGCTGCTGGGCGCGCGCCCCGCAGAAGTCGGCATGGATCCGCGGCTCAACGCGACGCTGGACTCCATCATGGAGGCCGCGATTGCCGCCGGTGCAGCGCCGGGTGCGTCGCTCGCAGTCGGTCGCTGGGGCCGGCTCGTTCACCTGCGCGGCTACGGCCACACCGATCAGCCGGCGTACTCACCCAACGTGAGCGACTCGACGATCTTCGATCTCGCGTCACTCACCAAGGTCGTCGGCACTACGACCGCCGCGATGATCCTGGAGCAGGACGGCTGGCTGGATCTCGACCGGCCGGTGCGCGAGTATCTGCCCGAGTTCAATGCGCCGGACAAGGCAGGCATCACGGTGCGCCACCTGCTCACGCACAGCGCGGGCTTCATCGCGGGCGCGCCGCTCTGGCGCGAGCGTCGCGGGGCGTACCAGTTCATCGAGCGGATGAACGCGCAGCCGCTCGTCTACGCCCCGGGCGACAGCTCCATCTACAGTGACTGGGGCTTCATTCTCACCGGCTTCATCATCGAGCGGATCACGGGCCAGCGGCTCGACACGTTCCTGGAGCGCCGCATCTGGCAGCCGCTCGGCATGCGCGACACCGGCTACAACCCGCTGCTGCTCGTGGGCCTGCCGGACGAGATCACGTGCACATCGGCGTACCGCGCAGGTCATTCGCTGCTGCCGCGCATCGCCGTCACGGAAGTCGACACGGTCTTCCGGAACCGGCAGGTGCACGGGATCGTGCACGACGAGAACGCCTGCGCGCTTGGTGGCATCGCAGGGCATGCCGGTCTCTTCTCCTCCGCACGCGACCTGAGCGTCTTCGCGCACATGATGCTGAACGGCGGATCCTACCACGGCGTGCAGATCCTGGAACCGGAAACGATCGCGCGCTGGACCGCGCCGCAGAACGGGCACTCGTCGCGTGCGCTGGGATGGGACACCCCGTCGGAACGCAGCAGTGCAGGCAGCTACTTCTCGCCCCGGTCGTTCGGGCACACCGGCTTCACCGGGACCAGCATCTGGATGGATCCGACGCGCGGCCTGTTCGTGATCCTGCTCACGAACCGCGTCAACCCGACGCGCAACAATTCGCTGCACGTTCCCCTCCGGCGGGCGGTCGCCGATGCGGCCCAGGCGGCCGTGCTGGACGCGCCGCTGCACGAGTGGCGGCAGTGA
- a CDS encoding formate/nitrite transporter family protein, which yields MDAQDRREARGHIAPEDEQHRLMQRDHPLEEAHKNPHTILEQQLAQAEEDIERPARALLLSSFSAGLDVGFGPFAMAVVLTLAAGDLSPAVTDLLVANAYTAGFIFVVMGRSVLFTEQTTSAVLPVFARRVTIAQLFRIWGLVLAGNLAGAALFAAIVAVLGPALGAAQPAALDEIARGLVEHPAWVILVSAVVAGWLMGLLVWLVTAARDTVGQILIVWITTFVIGIAGLHHSIAGSVEVLMAVFAGTGVTMADFGVFLGWSVLGNAIGGAGVVAALKYGHVKRDTSG from the coding sequence ATGGACGCGCAGGACCGCCGCGAGGCCCGCGGCCACATCGCGCCTGAGGACGAGCAGCACCGCCTCATGCAGCGGGACCACCCGCTGGAGGAGGCGCACAAGAACCCACACACCATCCTGGAGCAGCAGCTCGCGCAGGCGGAGGAGGACATCGAGCGCCCCGCCCGCGCACTGCTGCTCTCGAGCTTCTCCGCGGGACTCGACGTCGGCTTCGGTCCGTTCGCCATGGCCGTGGTGCTCACGCTCGCGGCCGGAGACCTGTCGCCGGCCGTGACCGACCTGCTCGTCGCGAACGCGTACACCGCGGGCTTCATCTTCGTGGTGATGGGCCGCTCCGTCCTGTTCACCGAACAGACGACGTCCGCCGTGCTGCCCGTCTTCGCGCGGCGCGTCACCATCGCCCAGCTCTTCCGGATCTGGGGGCTGGTGCTCGCCGGGAACCTGGCGGGTGCGGCACTGTTCGCCGCCATCGTCGCCGTGCTCGGCCCCGCCCTCGGTGCAGCGCAGCCCGCGGCGCTGGACGAGATCGCACGCGGCCTGGTGGAGCACCCGGCGTGGGTCATCCTGGTCAGTGCGGTCGTTGCGGGGTGGCTGATGGGGTTGCTCGTCTGGCTCGTCACGGCCGCACGCGACACGGTCGGTCAGATCCTGATCGTGTGGATCACCACGTTCGTCATCGGCATTGCAGGGCTGCACCACAGCATTGCCGGCAGTGTCGAGGTGCTCATGGCCGTGTTCGCCGGCACCGGCGTGACCATGGCTGATTTCGGGGTGTTCCTGGGTTGGTCCGTACTCGGCAACGCGATCGGCGGCGCCGGCGTCGTGGCCGCGCTCAAGTACGGCCACGTCAAGCGGGATACGAGCGGATGA
- a CDS encoding sigma-70 family RNA polymerase sigma factor has protein sequence MKAAAAVVEHSAADLTRWHRELLRYVHRLTGDPDLSEDLAQEALMRLLRADPDRPMQNARAWLYRVATNLVRDHARRAEMMRRRQIPIDTDAPQTPEQALERNESVAQVRAALERLSPRDREVLVLRESGFKHREIADIVHVKAESVSVVIGRALQRFRAAYLEEVTE, from the coding sequence GTGAAGGCAGCCGCCGCCGTCGTCGAGCACAGCGCCGCCGACCTGACCCGGTGGCATCGTGAGCTGCTGCGCTACGTGCACCGGCTGACGGGCGATCCGGACCTGTCCGAAGACCTCGCCCAGGAGGCGCTCATGCGCCTGCTGCGCGCGGATCCCGACAGGCCGATGCAGAACGCGCGCGCATGGCTGTACCGGGTCGCGACCAACCTCGTGCGCGACCACGCGCGACGCGCAGAAATGATGCGACGTCGCCAGATCCCGATCGATACCGACGCACCACAGACGCCGGAGCAGGCACTCGAACGCAACGAGTCGGTCGCGCAGGTGCGCGCCGCACTGGAGCGCCTTTCGCCACGGGACCGTGAAGTGCTCGTACTGCGTGAATCGGGCTTCAAGCACCGCGAGATCGCGGACATCGTGCATGTGAAGGCGGAGTCGGTCTCCGTCGTGATCGGCAGAGCGCTGCAGCGCTTCCGCGCAGCGTATCTCGAGGAGGTTACGGAATGA
- a CDS encoding zf-HC2 domain-containing protein — protein sequence MTHASQETLVAYADGELAEGEERQASRHLESCAQCAAELAAIVESRAQFAWTLARTDEAEPAAWDSPAFAARALDALSVSPALESERTIDLDAHREARAQPQPLTAPVRRTAWRWAAGLVLVAGAAAAAIVTPVVIERVFTEPAPTPGSIPELAGTSTGAVAVQPVDGSVSIALTGAVEGTRIRIAFEQRQDVIVEYSAAAAPGFTARDGVIEVAVVGTGTTLSVIVPVDVREARVLVDGVEAALLARGEIVRTRPDLNVIIEVANTGP from the coding sequence ATGACACACGCGTCGCAGGAGACGCTGGTTGCGTACGCGGACGGCGAGCTGGCCGAGGGCGAGGAGCGACAGGCCTCGCGCCACCTGGAGTCGTGCGCGCAGTGCGCCGCCGAGCTCGCGGCCATTGTCGAGAGCCGGGCGCAGTTCGCCTGGACGCTTGCCCGGACTGATGAGGCGGAGCCCGCCGCGTGGGACTCACCCGCATTCGCGGCGCGCGCACTGGATGCCCTGAGCGTCAGTCCGGCGCTCGAATCCGAACGGACGATCGATCTCGACGCACACAGGGAGGCGCGTGCGCAGCCGCAGCCGCTCACGGCGCCCGTCCGGCGGACAGCGTGGCGCTGGGCGGCCGGACTGGTCCTCGTTGCGGGTGCCGCTGCGGCCGCGATTGTGACACCTGTTGTAATCGAGCGTGTATTCACGGAACCCGCACCGACGCCCGGGAGTATCCCGGAGCTGGCGGGTACGTCGACGGGCGCAGTCGCAGTACAGCCGGTTGACGGGTCCGTCTCGATCGCTCTCACGGGGGCTGTCGAAGGAACACGCATCCGTATCGCATTCGAGCAGAGGCAGGACGTCATCGTCGAGTACAGTGCAGCCGCGGCACCGGGCTTCACTGCACGGGACGGCGTGATCGAAGTGGCTGTGGTGGGGACTGGTACGACACTGTCCGTGATCGTGCCGGTGGACGTGCGGGAGGCGCGCGTCCTGGTGGACGGGGTGGAGGCCGCACTGCTGGCGCGCGGGGAGATCGTCCGCACGCGACCCGACCTCAACGTGATCATCGAGGTAGCGAACACGGGACCCTGA